In the Ramlibacter tataouinensis TTB310 genome, one interval contains:
- a CDS encoding nucleoside-diphosphate kinase gives MTQGLEYASALPMLTVQERKAELYASEFAADECWSALLETHGPRIPDFVYGHTFLVIKPEAIARRLTRVALDFVTRHGYIPVGHTPVAIGRADANAIWRFQWNAATLDRVRLTHRVNAKSNSLLVLLRGPAGATVPACVHLWALKGSAHPERRRAEHLRTAMAMHNRMLGFVHCPDEPADLVRELGILLPLEELRPLLLACIPGCGGDPVPDGALGQKVTELESSSERHSVDPAEVLRRLTHQDEVSIAAELAWAVERGAQLPLDVVRSALCAARIDLDSWDGLTLSAELIKHDRAGASPILDARSVDDVLQTWKSQGAAIRGSLREVFHG, from the coding sequence GTGACGCAAGGTCTCGAATACGCGAGCGCGCTGCCGATGCTGACAGTCCAGGAGCGCAAGGCCGAACTCTATGCGTCGGAATTCGCGGCCGATGAGTGCTGGTCGGCGCTGCTTGAGACCCACGGCCCGCGCATTCCCGACTTCGTCTACGGGCACACGTTCCTCGTCATCAAGCCCGAAGCGATCGCTCGCCGATTGACCAGGGTCGCGCTGGATTTCGTCACACGTCATGGTTACATCCCGGTCGGGCACACGCCGGTGGCCATCGGGCGTGCCGATGCAAATGCCATCTGGCGTTTCCAGTGGAACGCAGCCACCCTGGACCGCGTGCGGCTGACTCACCGCGTCAATGCCAAGAGCAACTCTCTCCTGGTGCTTCTGCGCGGCCCTGCCGGTGCCACCGTGCCCGCATGCGTTCACCTGTGGGCTCTCAAAGGATCAGCCCACCCCGAGCGGCGCCGCGCCGAGCACCTGCGGACCGCCATGGCGATGCACAACAGGATGCTGGGCTTCGTTCACTGTCCGGACGAGCCGGCTGACTTGGTTCGTGAACTCGGAATCCTCCTGCCGCTTGAGGAACTCCGGCCGCTCCTGCTTGCGTGCATCCCGGGGTGCGGCGGCGACCCTGTGCCGGACGGCGCACTGGGGCAGAAGGTCACGGAGTTGGAAAGTTCCAGCGAGCGGCACAGTGTGGACCCCGCAGAGGTGTTGCGGCGCCTGACGCACCAGGATGAGGTATCGATCGCCGCCGAGTTGGCCTGGGCCGTCGAGCGAGGCGCGCAATTGCCGCTGGACGTGGTGCGCTCGGCCTTGTGCGCCGCCCGGATCGACCTGGATTCGTGGGATGGACTGACGCTGTCGGCCGAACTGATCAAGCATGACCGTGCGGGCGCGTCCCCGATCTTGGACGCGCGCTCGGTCGACGACGTCTTGCAGACTTGGAAGTCCCAGGGCGCCGCGATCCGGGGCTCGCTCCGGGAGGTCTTCCATGGTTGA
- a CDS encoding EamA family transporter yields MDPISLSIVMLSALMHAGWNLFVKKDEDKFLSLTLMAATSAVLCALALPLLPGVNSRAWPILGVSAILHAGYRICLSLGYKYGEMSQVYPIARGATPLFVALASVAMGLSLSAWQYLGILAIAVGIMGLTFDRGFPTSHARAAIGFALGTSAFIATFTLLDSKGARVSGHAYAYILWLFVLEGLLMLMAALLKSPVRLARYAKARGRTCLVNGLVMSAAHALIIVALSRSQPALVSALREVSVVFGVIFGAVFLKESVGFVRMLCTLAVTVGLFFTLLG; encoded by the coding sequence ATGGACCCGATCTCGCTTTCCATCGTGATGCTTTCGGCCCTCATGCACGCAGGATGGAACCTCTTCGTGAAGAAGGATGAAGACAAGTTCCTGTCCCTGACGCTGATGGCCGCGACCTCCGCCGTGCTGTGCGCATTGGCGCTCCCCCTCCTTCCTGGGGTCAACAGCCGGGCCTGGCCGATCCTCGGCGTTTCGGCAATACTGCACGCGGGATACCGCATCTGCCTCAGCCTCGGCTACAAGTATGGGGAGATGAGCCAGGTGTATCCGATCGCACGCGGAGCTACCCCGCTGTTCGTGGCTCTGGCATCGGTCGCCATGGGCCTGAGCCTGAGTGCGTGGCAATACCTTGGCATCTTGGCAATCGCGGTCGGCATCATGGGCCTTACTTTCGATCGCGGCTTCCCGACGTCGCATGCAAGGGCGGCCATCGGCTTTGCGCTCGGAACCTCCGCATTCATCGCCACCTTCACGTTGCTGGACAGCAAAGGAGCCCGCGTGAGCGGCCACGCCTACGCATATATCTTGTGGCTGTTCGTTCTCGAGGGATTGCTGATGCTCATGGCAGCCTTGCTGAAGTCCCCTGTGCGTTTGGCGCGATACGCGAAGGCACGTGGACGGACCTGCCTGGTCAATGGGCTCGTCATGTCCGCCGCGCACGCACTGATCATCGTCGCACTTTCGCGCAGCCAGCCCGCGTTGGTCTCCGCGCTACGCGAGGTAAGCGTGGTTTTCGGGGTGATCTTCGGCGCAGTGTTCCTGAAGGAGAGCGTTGGCTTCGTGCGCATGCTTTGCACGTTGGCCGTCACCGTGGGCCTGTTCTTCACCCTGCTGGGGTGA
- a CDS encoding class I SAM-dependent methyltransferase, which yields MLYDPWLDRWLPLLTQQYSGELVLDIGCGHGDDLRTLARAGFRVMGFDRSAVAVALARRRVPGARIEHTDFRERFAVGVPSLGVVVASLSLHYYPWEETLALVAKIRSALRPGGLLLCRLNSTTDRHFGAGRGDEIEPNLFLIDGHPKRFFDEESVSALFSKGWKTLSIQQLHTRKYLRQKALWEVVLERSAN from the coding sequence ATGCTATACGACCCTTGGCTTGATCGCTGGCTTCCTCTGTTAACCCAGCAGTATTCGGGCGAGCTTGTCCTCGACATTGGTTGCGGTCATGGCGACGATCTCCGGACGCTCGCACGGGCCGGGTTCCGGGTAATGGGGTTCGACCGGTCGGCCGTTGCAGTTGCTCTCGCGCGCAGGCGTGTGCCAGGGGCGCGCATAGAACACACCGACTTTCGCGAGCGCTTTGCAGTGGGTGTTCCATCCCTTGGCGTAGTGGTAGCAAGTCTCTCGCTGCACTACTATCCGTGGGAGGAAACTTTAGCTCTCGTGGCGAAAATACGGAGCGCGCTTCGTCCTGGGGGGCTTTTACTTTGCCGACTCAACTCAACCACAGACCGCCACTTCGGTGCGGGCAGGGGCGATGAGATCGAGCCGAATCTTTTCCTGATCGATGGTCACCCAAAACGGTTTTTCGACGAGGAGTCCGTATCAGCGCTCTTTTCGAAGGGATGGAAAACACTGTCAATTCAACAGCTGCACACACGTAAATACCTGCGACAGAAGGCACTGTGGGAGGTCGTCCTTGAGCGTAGCGCTAATTGA
- a CDS encoding SDR family oxidoreductase, which translates to MVTGPVLPDATAYPLAGRVAVITGASSGIGMAAAEKLAAARVKLVLHGRRAARLAATAQKFPDVVWLEGDLVDGDAASRLLEMALKHFGTVNYAINNAGINHTGTIDQIDLDLLCQMVRINVEAAYRFTYTFLKHFQQENSGHLIHTTSVMGHKVRETAGGYAGTKHAIEALCEALRIELARSGVRVSCIAPGLVRTELHRDLDVHPSVSRNISRPLSAADVADAIYWVMCQPAHINIPQLVVLPQDHAI; encoded by the coding sequence ATGGTGACCGGCCCCGTCCTGCCCGACGCGACCGCGTACCCACTGGCCGGCCGCGTGGCCGTGATCACCGGCGCATCGAGCGGCATTGGCATGGCAGCCGCCGAAAAGCTGGCTGCAGCTCGCGTGAAGCTCGTTCTTCACGGCAGGCGGGCAGCCAGGTTGGCCGCCACCGCACAGAAGTTCCCCGACGTCGTATGGCTTGAGGGCGATCTCGTGGACGGGGACGCGGCCTCGCGCCTCCTGGAGATGGCCCTGAAGCACTTCGGTACCGTCAACTACGCGATCAACAATGCCGGAATCAACCATACAGGCACGATCGATCAGATCGACCTGGACCTGCTCTGCCAGATGGTCCGCATCAACGTCGAGGCAGCGTATCGGTTCACCTACACGTTCCTCAAGCACTTCCAGCAGGAGAATTCCGGGCACTTGATCCACACCACGAGCGTCATGGGTCACAAGGTACGCGAGACGGCTGGCGGCTACGCCGGAACCAAACACGCCATCGAGGCGCTTTGTGAAGCGCTTCGCATCGAACTCGCAAGGAGTGGCGTTCGCGTATCCTGCATCGCACCGGGCCTGGTCAGGACGGAGCTTCATCGCGATCTGGACGTCCATCCCTCCGTTTCACGGAACATCTCGCGGCCATTGAGCGCCGCAGATGTGGCCGATGCGATTTACTGGGTCATGTGCCAGCCTGCGCACATCAACATCCCGCAACTCGTCGTCCTGCCTCAGGATCACGCCATCTGA
- a CDS encoding transketolase, producing the protein MRVTSPPNLQETDSQEQEQEQHRQASLQTRAAFSSAIAHRVRLRCLAVTSSSEFGHLGPDFSAADLISALYAGVLRKPCVQSEHPDRDRFILSKGHAALALYSVLIELGWWPASILDNYGRLDGALAGHPSAHSPGIETCTGALGHGLPFAVGAALAARLHRSDRRTFVLTGDGELQEGSNWEAAMLAATHGLDNLTVIVDRNGLQQGRATESVCRLEPLADKWRAFGWSVMEVDGHSAEQILACLDGLPLQKGRPSCILARTRKGKGVSFMEGQAAWHHKLPTSAEAELAFRELGAAAAHE; encoded by the coding sequence ATGCGTGTGACGAGCCCGCCAAATCTTCAGGAAACCGATTCGCAAGAGCAAGAGCAGGAGCAGCACCGCCAAGCATCTCTGCAAACTCGCGCTGCATTTTCGAGCGCCATCGCACACCGGGTCCGACTTCGCTGCCTGGCGGTTACCTCGAGCAGCGAATTCGGCCACCTCGGTCCGGATTTCTCAGCGGCCGACCTCATTTCCGCTCTTTACGCAGGCGTCCTTAGGAAGCCATGCGTGCAAAGCGAGCACCCCGACCGAGACCGGTTTATTTTGAGCAAAGGACATGCAGCACTTGCTCTTTATAGTGTTCTGATTGAGCTAGGTTGGTGGCCGGCATCGATTCTCGACAATTACGGACGCCTAGACGGTGCGCTTGCAGGTCATCCGTCCGCCCACAGCCCTGGCATCGAAACGTGCACTGGAGCGCTCGGACACGGGCTTCCCTTCGCGGTCGGCGCAGCCCTGGCGGCGCGCCTGCACCGTTCGGACCGCCGGACATTCGTTCTCACCGGGGATGGCGAATTGCAGGAGGGAAGCAACTGGGAGGCGGCTATGCTGGCGGCCACCCATGGCCTCGACAATCTCACGGTCATCGTAGACCGCAACGGCCTGCAGCAGGGACGTGCCACGGAGTCGGTGTGCCGCTTGGAGCCGCTCGCGGACAAGTGGAGGGCGTTTGGCTGGTCGGTGATGGAGGTTGACGGCCACAGCGCGGAACAGATTCTCGCGTGCCTGGACGGCCTACCTCTGCAGAAGGGGCGTCCCAGCTGCATCCTTGCCCGGACCCGCAAAGGGAAGGGCGTCAGTTTCATGGAGGGGCAGGCGGCATGGCATCACAAGCTGCCCACCAGCGCCGAGGCGGAGCTGGCCTTTAGAGAGCTTGGTGCGGCAGCTGCTCACGAATGA
- a CDS encoding gamma-glutamyl-gamma-aminobutyrate hydrolase family protein has translation MTAARPVVGVSCCLRNIAFGDYPPTPHHTAFHKYVDYVVNALDAVPVLLPAVPAAPSAPGGLSALVERLDGLLLTGSPSNVGVRLQGGSFIKTQPLGSADYARDMTTLPLILDCLDSNVPILGICRGMQELNVAFGGDLHQELHAIAGNMDHRSDKQLPYEQRYQPRHTLRLARGSQLEALARAAHLGESDFRVNSLHGQGVSRLGSRVLAQAHAEDGVVEAISVQGHAFALGVQWHIEWMDGSSPLDCAITAAFRAACTDRLRARTE, from the coding sequence ATGACCGCCGCCCGCCCCGTCGTCGGTGTGTCGTGCTGCCTGCGGAACATCGCTTTCGGGGACTATCCGCCGACGCCCCACCATACCGCCTTCCACAAGTACGTGGACTACGTGGTGAACGCGCTCGATGCCGTCCCCGTGCTCCTGCCGGCAGTCCCGGCAGCACCGTCGGCGCCGGGCGGGCTGTCCGCCCTGGTCGAGCGGCTGGACGGATTGTTGCTGACCGGTTCCCCTAGCAACGTGGGGGTACGCCTGCAGGGTGGATCCTTCATCAAGACTCAGCCGCTCGGCAGTGCGGACTACGCGCGGGACATGACAACACTGCCGCTCATCTTGGACTGCCTCGATAGCAATGTTCCGATTCTGGGGATCTGCCGTGGCATGCAGGAACTCAACGTCGCTTTCGGCGGCGATCTGCACCAGGAGCTTCATGCAATCGCGGGAAACATGGATCACCGATCCGATAAGCAGCTCCCCTACGAGCAGCGTTACCAGCCGAGGCATACGCTGCGCTTGGCGAGGGGTTCGCAACTGGAGGCTCTGGCGCGTGCCGCGCATCTTGGCGAGAGCGACTTTCGCGTCAACTCGCTGCATGGACAGGGCGTCTCCCGTCTGGGCTCCCGCGTCCTTGCCCAGGCGCACGCGGAGGACGGGGTGGTAGAGGCCATCTCCGTGCAGGGCCATGCCTTTGCACTCGGAGTGCAGTGGCACATCGAATGGATGGACGGCTCCAGCCCGCTTGACTGCGCGATCACCGCCGCCTTCCGTGCCGCGTGCACCGATCGCCTGCGCGCCAGAACGGAGTGA
- a CDS encoding PLP-dependent transferase: protein MPKTSRANRASQTDLIQPNQQGGFRATLPAVHRASTVLLESVEKLRRTGWDADPSPYGREGTPTTRELERRLARLEGAGETILVPSGLAAIYVTCVALLKAGDEVAMPANFYGSAVQMAETLLARFGIGLRRYEPGEASSLAAALGPRTRLVWIEAVGSVSLEVPDLGALIAAAKAANVTVAIDNTYAAGLHLQAFALGADVSVQALTKLQSGGSDVVLGSVSAANAALICQLKLTRHYLGLNVSSDDAYLVLRGLPTLRMRYSHSRSAAEQIAPWFDGKPGVRRVHFPPLASSPGHAHWKRYFTSAPGLISVAMGTCPAEHIVEGLDLFHIGYSWGGPLSLVMLFEESHPAVIRLRAVDPEIRQVVRFWIGLEEPTDLMEDIAQAWASVD, encoded by the coding sequence ATGCCAAAGACTTCGCGCGCGAACCGGGCGAGCCAGACCGACTTGATCCAGCCCAATCAGCAGGGGGGGTTCCGCGCCACGCTGCCGGCGGTCCACCGCGCATCGACCGTGCTGCTCGAGAGCGTCGAGAAGCTGCGGCGGACTGGCTGGGATGCTGACCCTTCGCCGTATGGCAGGGAGGGAACACCCACGACCCGCGAACTGGAAAGGCGACTTGCGCGCCTGGAGGGCGCCGGCGAAACCATCCTGGTTCCCTCCGGATTGGCGGCGATCTACGTCACCTGCGTGGCACTGCTGAAGGCGGGAGACGAGGTGGCCATGCCGGCCAACTTCTACGGTTCCGCCGTGCAGATGGCCGAAACCCTCCTGGCGCGTTTTGGCATCGGACTTCGCCGGTATGAACCCGGCGAAGCGTCATCCCTCGCCGCAGCACTGGGTCCAAGGACGCGGCTCGTCTGGATCGAAGCCGTCGGCTCCGTGAGCCTTGAAGTGCCCGATCTCGGGGCGCTGATTGCTGCAGCCAAAGCCGCGAACGTGACGGTGGCAATCGACAACACGTATGCGGCCGGACTGCATCTGCAAGCGTTTGCACTCGGGGCCGATGTGTCCGTTCAGGCTTTGACCAAGTTGCAGTCCGGAGGATCCGACGTCGTGCTGGGTTCCGTCAGTGCTGCCAATGCCGCACTGATATGCCAGCTGAAGCTGACCCGACACTACCTCGGGCTCAACGTGAGCTCCGACGACGCCTACCTGGTGCTCCGGGGGTTACCCACGTTGAGGATGCGCTACAGCCACAGCAGGTCCGCGGCCGAGCAGATTGCACCATGGTTCGACGGCAAACCGGGCGTGCGCCGCGTGCACTTCCCGCCATTGGCATCCAGTCCTGGTCATGCGCACTGGAAGCGCTACTTCACCAGCGCCCCCGGTCTGATCAGCGTCGCCATGGGAACGTGCCCTGCCGAGCACATCGTCGAAGGCCTCGATCTCTTCCACATCGGCTATTCGTGGGGAGGGCCGTTGAGCCTGGTCATGCTTTTCGAGGAGTCTCATCCTGCGGTCATTCGCCTGCGCGCCGTTGATCCGGAGATCAGGCAGGTCGTACGGTTCTGGATCGGCCTTGAGGAACCGACGGACCTCATGGAGGATATCGCGCAAGCGTGGGCCAGCGTTGACTGA
- a CDS encoding guanylate kinase, producing MVDSSTSSVPDIDFRANPGATFYVLSGPGGTGKTTLIKRWRQECSDLGYVANITTRKPRPQHRADESGLYQFVSRGEFRRLVEAKAFAQWVNPSEGKYYGTPIAPLEAAIAEGRDLVFDYTPQLYINLRRQFREQVVGIFIVPPTFSELLRRLHGRGTETGEELYIKEQMALQDLGYIDEHHYHVVNDDLEGTVSTLKAIRVAERHSLQRIGRIRELCRSHSPRTMMFYYDALGTRVTNISPNNDPRSSAGGARQ from the coding sequence ATGGTTGATTCCAGCACGAGTTCCGTCCCTGACATCGACTTTCGTGCCAACCCCGGCGCGACCTTCTATGTCCTCTCGGGCCCGGGGGGCACGGGCAAGACCACGCTGATCAAGAGATGGCGGCAGGAGTGCTCGGACCTTGGCTACGTGGCAAACATCACAACGCGCAAGCCCCGGCCGCAACACCGCGCAGACGAGAGCGGCCTTTACCAGTTCGTCTCGCGCGGAGAGTTCCGGCGGCTGGTCGAAGCCAAAGCCTTTGCACAGTGGGTCAACCCGTCGGAGGGAAAGTACTACGGCACGCCGATCGCACCTCTGGAGGCTGCGATCGCGGAGGGCCGCGACCTGGTGTTCGACTACACGCCGCAGCTGTACATCAATCTCAGACGGCAGTTCCGGGAGCAGGTGGTCGGCATATTCATAGTGCCGCCGACGTTCTCGGAGTTGTTGCGCCGGCTGCACGGGCGCGGAACCGAAACGGGCGAGGAGCTTTATATCAAGGAGCAGATGGCCCTTCAGGACCTTGGGTACATCGACGAGCACCATTACCACGTGGTCAACGATGATCTCGAGGGCACGGTGTCCACTTTGAAGGCGATCCGCGTGGCGGAGCGGCACAGCCTGCAGCGGATCGGCAGGATCCGCGAACTCTGCCGTTCTCACTCGCCGCGAACCATGATGTTCTACTACGATGCGCTTGGCACGAGAGTCACGAACATCTCCCCGAACAATGATCCGCGAAGTTCCGCGGGCGGAGCGCGACAGTGA
- a CDS encoding transketolase family protein produces the protein MNATEDPRASFAATLVDLAATDARVCMVVNDSISSSSAAGFLARFPDRLFDAGIAEQNMVGVAAGLANAGMIPFVCAASCFLTGRALEQIKVDIALSDANVKLCGNSAGFAYGSLGPTHHAIEDIAWMRVLPGLRIAAPSDATETAQAVRAAHEHVGPVFIRLNRIPVPSLQPHTQPFEFGKATELRQGEDVTLFSMGFAAHGALEAASLLAREGIEARVLNMSSLAPLDVKAISRACRETRRLVCVEDHQREGGLFSAVASVVVRGTPVPMLSISVPGVFAPVGSTEDLHALFGLQPEAIATRVAAWLRGLSRPGEAILHG, from the coding sequence ATGAACGCTACCGAAGATCCCCGCGCGAGTTTCGCCGCCACCCTCGTGGATCTGGCGGCGACGGACGCTCGCGTGTGCATGGTGGTGAACGATTCCATTTCGTCCAGCAGCGCCGCCGGCTTCCTGGCACGATTCCCGGATCGACTCTTCGACGCCGGAATCGCCGAGCAGAACATGGTCGGGGTTGCGGCAGGCCTTGCAAACGCAGGGATGATCCCATTTGTCTGTGCGGCATCTTGCTTCCTCACCGGCCGCGCCCTCGAGCAGATCAAGGTCGACATCGCACTGTCCGATGCCAACGTCAAGCTATGCGGAAACAGCGCAGGCTTCGCTTACGGGTCGCTGGGGCCCACCCATCACGCGATCGAGGACATCGCCTGGATGCGCGTGCTGCCCGGTCTGCGGATCGCCGCACCCTCAGACGCCACGGAGACGGCACAAGCGGTCCGCGCCGCGCATGAACACGTCGGCCCGGTCTTCATTCGCCTCAATCGCATACCGGTCCCCTCGCTGCAACCGCACACCCAGCCCTTTGAATTCGGCAAGGCTACCGAACTCCGGCAAGGCGAGGACGTCACGCTCTTCAGCATGGGCTTCGCTGCGCACGGTGCGCTCGAGGCCGCTTCACTGCTCGCACGCGAAGGGATAGAGGCGCGCGTGCTGAACATGTCCAGTCTCGCGCCCCTTGACGTAAAGGCGATATCGCGGGCCTGCAGGGAGACGCGTCGCCTCGTGTGCGTCGAGGATCACCAGCGGGAAGGAGGCTTGTTCAGCGCCGTCGCCTCCGTCGTCGTACGCGGCACGCCCGTGCCGATGCTGAGCATCAGCGTGCCGGGGGTGTTCGCCCCCGTGGGCAGTACCGAGGACCTTCACGCGCTCTTCGGCCTCCAACCCGAGGCCATCGCGACCAGAGTCGCGGCATGGCTGCGCGGCCTCTCGCGGCCGGGAGAGGCCATCCTCCATGGTTGA
- a CDS encoding valine--tRNA ligase: MSDTPQQPGLNSLPKSFEPAPIEARWEPVWEQRGYGRAGWRGTGQAREGEPSFAIQLPPPNVTGTLHMGHAFNQTIMDSLTRYHRMRGFNTLWVPGTDHAGIATQIVVERQLQQQGLSRHDLGRKNFVAKVWEWKQQSGNTITRQMRRMGDSVDWSREYFTMDERLSRIVTETFVQLYQQGLIYRGKRLVNWDPELKTAVSDLEVESEEEDGFLWHIAYPLAGDGGSLTVATTRPETLLGDVAVMVHPEDERYKHLVGRQVKLPLCDREIPVIADEYVDREFGTGVVKVTPAHDANDYAVGQRHGLPLVGVLTLDARINDNAPAAYRGLDRFVARKKVVADLQAQGLLVETRKHKLMVPRCARTGQVVEPMLTDQWFVAMTQVGQGDATGKSIAQKAIDAVQSGQVRFVPENWVNTYNQWMNNIQDWCISRQLWWGHQIPAWYDEAGKVYVARSEAEAQAQAPGRQLRRDEDVLDTWYSSALVPFSTLGWPDKTQDLQLYLPSSVLVTGYDIIFFWVARMIMMTTHFTGQVPFRDVYIHGLVRDAQGRKMSKSEGNVLDPVDLIDGIPLAPLLDKRTTGLRKPETAPQVRRNTEKEFPEGIPAYGADALRFTFASLASLGRSINFDAKRCEGYRNFCNKLWNASLFVLMNCEGFDCGLKEHTKAECQPGGPAHGYMRFSQADRWISSALQKAEAAVAQGFADYRLDNVANAIYDFVWNEYCDWYLEIAKVQLREAARDGDEGRQRATRRTLIRTLEAILRLAHPVIPFITEELWQKVAPVAGLPGESVSIARYPQAQPEKIDEAAIAWVERLKALVDGCRQLRGEMNVSPGTRLPLYAVAESTTAAAFLREAAPVLQALAKLSEVQVFDDEAAWAAAAQAAPVAVVGDARLCLFMEIDVAAEKARIAKEAARLEAELAKANGKLANQAFVAKAPPAVIEQERQRIAQFAATLDKLKGQLLRLGA; encoded by the coding sequence TGACCGGCACGCTGCACATGGGGCACGCGTTCAACCAGACCATCATGGACAGCCTGACGCGCTACCACCGCATGCGCGGCTTCAACACGCTGTGGGTGCCGGGCACGGACCATGCGGGCATCGCCACCCAGATCGTGGTGGAGCGCCAGCTGCAGCAGCAGGGCCTGTCGCGCCATGACCTGGGCCGCAAGAACTTCGTGGCCAAGGTCTGGGAGTGGAAGCAGCAGTCGGGCAACACCATCACCCGGCAGATGCGCCGAATGGGCGACAGCGTGGACTGGTCGCGCGAGTACTTCACCATGGACGAGCGGCTCTCGCGCATCGTCACCGAGACCTTCGTGCAGCTGTACCAGCAGGGCCTGATCTACCGCGGCAAGCGCCTGGTGAACTGGGACCCCGAGCTCAAGACGGCGGTGAGCGACCTGGAGGTGGAGAGCGAGGAGGAGGACGGCTTCCTCTGGCACATCGCCTACCCCCTGGCGGGCGACGGCGGCTCGCTGACGGTGGCCACCACGCGCCCGGAAACCCTGCTGGGCGACGTGGCCGTGATGGTGCACCCCGAAGACGAGCGCTACAAGCACCTGGTGGGCAGGCAGGTGAAGCTGCCGCTGTGCGACCGCGAGATCCCGGTCATCGCCGACGAGTACGTGGACCGCGAGTTCGGCACCGGCGTGGTCAAGGTCACGCCGGCGCACGACGCCAATGACTACGCCGTGGGCCAGCGCCACGGCCTGCCCCTGGTCGGCGTGCTGACGCTGGACGCCAGGATCAACGACAACGCGCCGGCCGCCTACCGCGGGCTGGACCGTTTCGTGGCGCGCAAGAAGGTGGTGGCCGACCTGCAGGCGCAAGGCCTGCTGGTCGAGACCCGCAAGCACAAGCTGATGGTGCCGCGCTGCGCCCGCACCGGCCAGGTGGTGGAGCCCATGCTCACCGACCAATGGTTCGTCGCCATGACCCAGGTCGGCCAGGGCGACGCCACCGGCAAGTCCATCGCGCAGAAGGCCATCGATGCCGTGCAGTCGGGCCAGGTGCGCTTCGTGCCCGAGAACTGGGTCAATACCTACAACCAGTGGATGAACAACATCCAGGACTGGTGCATCTCGCGCCAGCTCTGGTGGGGCCACCAGATCCCGGCCTGGTACGACGAGGCGGGCAAGGTCTACGTCGCGCGCAGCGAGGCCGAGGCGCAGGCCCAGGCGCCGGGGCGGCAGCTGCGCCGTGACGAGGACGTGCTGGACACCTGGTATTCCTCGGCCCTGGTGCCCTTCTCCACCCTGGGCTGGCCCGACAAGACCCAGGACCTGCAGCTGTACCTGCCTTCCAGCGTGCTGGTGACCGGCTACGACATCATCTTCTTCTGGGTCGCCCGGATGATCATGATGACCACCCATTTCACCGGCCAGGTGCCGTTCCGCGACGTGTACATCCACGGCCTGGTGCGCGATGCCCAGGGCCGCAAGATGAGCAAGTCCGAAGGCAACGTGCTGGACCCGGTTGACCTGATCGACGGCATCCCGCTGGCGCCGCTGCTGGACAAGCGCACCACCGGCCTGCGCAAGCCCGAGACCGCGCCGCAGGTGCGCAGGAACACCGAGAAGGAATTCCCCGAGGGCATCCCGGCCTACGGCGCCGACGCGCTGCGCTTCACCTTCGCCTCGCTGGCCTCGCTGGGCCGCAGCATCAACTTCGACGCCAAGCGCTGCGAGGGCTACCGCAACTTCTGCAACAAGCTCTGGAACGCCTCGCTGTTCGTGCTGATGAACTGCGAGGGCTTCGACTGCGGGCTGAAGGAGCACACCAAGGCCGAGTGCCAGCCCGGCGGGCCGGCGCACGGCTACATGCGCTTCTCGCAGGCGGACCGCTGGATCAGCTCGGCGCTGCAGAAGGCCGAAGCCGCGGTGGCGCAGGGCTTCGCCGACTACCGCCTGGACAACGTCGCCAACGCCATCTACGACTTCGTCTGGAACGAGTACTGCGACTGGTACCTGGAGATCGCCAAGGTGCAGCTGCGCGAAGCGGCCCGGGACGGCGACGAGGGCCGGCAGCGCGCCACCCGGCGCACGCTGATCCGCACGCTGGAAGCCATCCTGCGGCTGGCGCATCCCGTCATCCCCTTCATCACCGAGGAGCTGTGGCAGAAGGTGGCGCCGGTGGCCGGCCTGCCGGGCGAGTCGGTCAGCATCGCCCGCTACCCGCAGGCGCAGCCGGAGAAGATCGATGAGGCGGCCATCGCCTGGGTGGAGCGGCTCAAGGCCCTGGTGGACGGCTGCCGGCAGCTGCGAGGCGAGATGAACGTCTCGCCCGGCACGCGCCTGCCGCTGTATGCCGTCGCGGAAAGCACCACGGCGGCCGCCTTCCTGCGCGAGGCCGCGCCGGTGCTGCAGGCACTGGCCAAGCTGAGCGAAGTCCAGGTGTTCGACGACGAGGCGGCCTGGGCCGCGGCGGCCCAAGCCGCGCCGGTGGCGGTGGTCGGCGATGCGCGGCTGTGCCTGTTCATGGAGATCGACGTGGCCGCGGAGAAGGCGCGCATCGCCAAGGAGGCGGCGCGGCTGGAGGCGGAGCTGGCCAAGGCCAACGGCAAGCTGGCCAACCAGGCCTTCGTGGCCAAGGCGCCGCCGGCGGTGATCGAGCAGGAACGCCAGCGCATCGCGCAGTTCGCGGCCACGCTGGACAAGCTGAAGGGACAGCTGCTGCGGCTGGGCGCGTGA